CGTTTCATAAATTCAGCCCTCAGGGCGTGAGTGGTGTGGTGGTCATATCCGAGTCACACCTGGCCATCCACACCTGGCCCGAGCACAGGTATGCTGCAGTCGATGTGTTTACGTGTGGGGAGAAGGTGGACCCCATGGTCGCGTGCCGCTACATTCGTGACCAGTTCAAGGCCCGCCGAATCATAGCTTCCGAGGTGAAAAGGGGGATCTTCGACGAGCACGACGTGACGAAGATCTCCCCAGGGTAGCATCGTTCGAGGGCATCAAGCAGGCACATCGGATGTGCCGAAAGGAGTCCCGTCGGGGAACGAGCGGTTCGTTCCCCGTTTTTTTTGCCAGGGTGGCGTGCCAAGAACGTGTCCTGCCGTATAGGCCATGGGCAAAGCAGGATAGGACTGAGAGGTGGCGAACTAACCAGGAGAAACGGCATGCGGCGGGCACGCCCCGCCAGCTTGCGGAGGAGGGTTTGCGCCGATGGATGCAATTGCGAAGATGCTCAAAGAGCTCTCAGAGGCCCCCGGTGTGTCAGGCTATGAGAGAGAGGTACGGAAGATCATCAGAAGGTATGTTGAGCCGTACGCTGCGATCGAGCAGGACCGGCTGGGGAGCCTCGTGGCGCGCCGCACGGGAACGGGAGACCGGCCCAGGGTGATGCTGGCCGCCCACATGGACGAGATCGGGTTCATGGTCAAGTCCATTACCCCCGAGGGCTTTTTGCGGTTCCTGCCTCTCGGCGGGTGGTTCGACCAAGTCATGCTAGCGCAGAGGGTCGTTGTCAAGACCGCGTCCGGTGACGTGCCCGGCATCATCGGCTCGAAGCCGCCTCACCTTCTCACCGAAGAGGAGCGTAAGAAGGTCGTTGAGAAAAAGGAGATGTTCATAGACGTAGGGGCCACGAGCTTCGATCAAGCCACGAACGAGTTCGGCATCCGTCCGGGAGATCCCGTGATCCCGGAGAGCGGTTTTCAGATCCTCAAGAATGAGAAAGTATACATGGGCAAAGCGTGGGACGACAGGGTCGGTTGCGCAATCCTCATTGACGTGCTCAGGAATCTCCATGCCGCGACCCATCCCAACACGGTCTACGCCGTGGCCACAGTGCAGGAAGAGGTAGGGCTGCGTGGCGCCGAGACCAGCTCAGACGTGGTCGACCCCGATGTCGCGTTCGCACTCGAGGTTGGCATCGCCAACGATACTCCGGGAGGCGACAAGGAGAAGGTCCAGGAGCGGATGGGCGCGGGTCCCGTCATCCTCATATATGACCGGTCTCTAGTCCCCAACATCAAGCTTCGCGACCTCGTCATCGATACCGCAAAAGCCCACGACATCCCGTACCAGATAGACTTCATGGAGGGAGGAGCGGCCGATACCGGCAGGATCCACCTACACGGTCGCGGTGTTCCGTCCGTGGTCATCGGCGTCCCGTCGCGCTACATACACAGCCACGCTTCCCTCATAAACCGAGACGACTACGATCGCACCGTGGCCCTTGTCACGGAGGTCATAAAGCGGCTCGATGCCGCAACAGTGGCTGAGCTCGTGAGCTAGGCCTACGTCCGCGCCGGACGTCGCATTCCGAGTCTTGGAGTCTGAGTCTTGGAGTCTCGAGGGGGGATCAACGTGAGGGGTCGAAGGCGCATTTCCATTCTCCCGCTCCTTGCGGCCGCAGCACTTGTGTTCCTCGCGCTTGGAGGGCCTTGCGCCGCAGGCGCCCAGAGCCCGGCGCCCGTTGCCAAGGATGCGGGCGCGAGCGTAGAGGTCGGTCCTGAGCAGCAAAGAAACGTGTCCCTCACCATCTACGATAACCTCGCCCTCGTGCGCGACGAGCGTCTCGTGCCGCTGAACCAGGGTACGAGCGCAGTGAGGTTTTCCCAGGTCGCGCGGGAACTGGACCCATCCTCGGTCCGCTTGGTTTCACTGACTGCGCCCGGCGACCTCAAGGTGCTCGAGCAAAGTTTCGAGTACGACCTGGCGAGCAGAGATAGGGTCCTCAAGAAGTACATCGGGAAAGAAATCGAGGTCAACCAGGACGGTGTCATTCTTCCGGCACGCCTCCTTGCCGTGGACTCCCAGGGCCAGCTCACCGTGGAGATGTACGATGACCGGATCGTATTCGTGCCACCGAGCAATGTCAGGCTTCCCGAGTTGCCATCGGGCCTCGTCCTTCAGCCCACCCTCGTGTGGTACGTGGACGCGCGTTCGACGGCCGACCACATTGTTGAGGCCGACTATCTCACAGGCGGGATAAGCTGGCGCGCGGACTACATCTGCGTGCTGGACGCGAAGGAAAAGTTCGCGTCCGTCGACGGGTGGGTTACGCTTGATAACAAAAGCGGGGCCACATACCCGAACGCTTCGCTGAAGCTCGTAGCGGGCGAAGTGCGCACTACGCAGGATCAGGCCGCCTTCAAGGCTGTGCAGATGCGCGCGCCCACCGTGCTCGCGGAGGCTGGCGTCGAGGAGCAGCCCGTTTTCGAATACCACTCGTACGAGCTCGCACGCCGGACCACGCTTGCCGACAATGAGCAGAAACAGATCGGCCTCCTCTCGGCAGCGAGCGTGCCCATAAGCAAGTCATACGTCTTCGAGGTTGCAGACGGGCATTATGGGTACGAAACATACGCCGGAAAGAAGGAAACCGGGGACGTCAAGATCATCGTAGAGTTCCAGAACAAGGCCGCCGCGGGGCTGGGCATCCCGCTTCCAGCGGGAAAGGTGCGTGTGTACAAAGCCTCGGCCGACAAGAGAGTCGACTTCGTAGGAGAGGATACCATCGAACACACCCCTCGCGACGAAACCGTGCGCCTGTACGTGGGGAACGCTTTCGACCTCGTGGGGGAACGCACGGTCACAGATTACAAGAAAACTGGGACCAATTCATACGAGGAGGCGTGCTGCATCAGACTTCGGAACCACAAGGACGAGGACGTCGAGATCACGGCCCTCGAGCGGTTTGCGGGGGAATGGACGATCCTGAGCTGCGTTCCGTCCTCGTACCAGAAACTGGACGCGAGCACTGCCGCGTTCAAGGTCAAGGTGCCCAAAGGGAAGGAAGTCGAGATCCTCTACCGGGTCCGGGTCATCGGCGGCTAGCCCGCGAAATAGGATAGTAGCGGGAGCAGCGCTTCGAGGTCCAGGCGCGAAACCGCTGGTCGGTGGACGCCAGACGCTGGGAATGAGATCAATCAGGGAGGGATGGCCATGACCTACTATCTGATTGACGATGTCGAGGGATTTCGGCAAAGCGTCGTGGGCACCGTCATCGTGGACGTGGATGTCCGGACAAGCGAGGCAGGGCCGCAGGACCCAGGTTATTGGGAAGAAGTTCTCATTACCCTCGACTCCGGTTACGTGATCCACTTCTCCAGCACGTTCTCGGAGGAGTTCAAGCAGAAGCATCACATAGGGGGTTTTCCGCGCGGCGCGGATCACAATTACCATTGAGAGAGCCACCCTCGGGCTTCATAGAACGGACATGGGCGGCGCCGCACATGCGTCGCTCTGTGGAGCCGTCGGGCGGGGTCGGTCGCGTGGGGGCCGGCTCCGCCCGCGGGCTTTTCGGAGAAAGAGGGTTGTGGGCAGCGACCGCGAATGGCTTGCCCGGTGAGCTGGCGTTGTTGTGCGGCCGCGCTTGTATGAGTAATGAGTGACACGCTTGGGAGACAGGCGCGTGTGGATGGAAAGGGGAGATTGCCGGGGTGAAGACCACGCCGAGACCTGCCGACGAGCTTCTTGGGGAGGGAGATTACTACGTCGCAGAGCGCGCGTTTCCCCCAGCGCGCGTTTCTGTGGACGACGTGCGGGACAGGCTCCGTCGCAATCTCAAGCTTGTGCGGGGAATCGGGCCGAAGACCGAGGAGAAACTGAAGGCTCACGGGTACGAGGATCTTGCGTGCTTGTCGGGGCACCGGCGCTTCGGCGAGGCGGCGCGCGGTGTGCTTGCGGCGATCGAGAGACGCGACTGCGAGTTCCTTGCTAGGTGCGGCGCCTCGGAGCTCGATCTCCTCGGGTTCTACCCCGTGACAGACATCGCGCTTGTTGACATCGAGACAACCGGCCTCTACAGCACGCAGCCGCTCTTCCTTGTGGGCGTCATGCGCTTTGTGGACGACGGAAACCTTCTGCTGCGCCAGTACCTTGCAAGATCGTACGAAGAGGAAGCCCATGTGCTCGTGGTGGTCCGTGAGGAGCTTGGGAGGCTCCCCGTGATCACGACCTACAACGGGCGCAGGTTCGACATCCCGTACATGCGCGACCGCATGGCCTTCCACGGAATCGAGTACGGGCCGTGCCAGCTGCACCTGGACCTGCTCAGAATCGTTCGGCGTCTCTACCGCCAGGCGCTGCCCGACTGCAGGCTCGTGACCGTAGCGGAACACCTCGTTGGCCACGTGCGCCACGGCGACATCCCGGGCTACATGATCCCCGAGGTCTACCACGAGTTCGTGAGGACCAGGAATCCCATCCTGATACGCCCGATCCTCGAGCACAACGCAATGGACCTTCGCGCGCTTGCGCTCATCCTCGGGAGCATCATAGCTGACCGCGCGCAGGCGGGAGGATGAGCGCCGGCATCGGAGGGCGCCCCGGCGCCGGCCGGGGTGGCGCGGATGCTCAAAGGGAAGCTGATATGAGGGGGTACGCGCAATTGGACGAAGCAAGGATTATGAGGGCGGTACGGGACATTCTCGAGGCGATCGGAGAGGACCCGGACCGCGAGGGCCTGCGGGAGACTCCGCGACGGATCGCGAAAATGTGTGAGGAGATATTCTGCGGGGTCGGCAAGGACCCGCGCGAGCTTCTCACGCCGGTGTTCAACGAGCACCACGAGGAAATGGTCATCATCAAGGACATCCCGTTCTATTCCGTGTGCGAACACCATCTCCTGCCATTCCATGGCAAGGCCCACGTGGCGTATTTGCCGAAGGGGGGACGTGTCGTCGGCCTGAGCAAGCTCGCGAGGGTGGTCGAGACCGTCGCGAGACGGCCGCAGCTCCAGGAAAGGCTCACGAGCGAGGTCGCTGACATGATCGACGACGCGCTCAAGCCCCACGGTGTGGTGGTGGTGATCGAGGCCGAGCACATGTGCATGTCGATGCGCGGCGTGACCAAGCCGGGCAGCATCGCAGTGACATCCGCGGTGCGCGGCCTGTTCCGCAAGGACGTCGCCGCGAGAGCCGAGGCCTTCTCCTTGATCAAGGGCCAGGCGTAAGTGCGGGCGCAGGAGACCGTCGAGCTTCTCCAGGGGCCTCGCGGGCCAGGTCGTGCCGAGGCATCGCGCTCGGGGCCCCGTTTCTGAGCGCGCCACCGACCGGCAGCAGACGGCGTTGCGGGTTCGTCCGCCGTTTTCGAAGCCTGGGTAATAATCATCTCCTCCGGTCATATACATTATTCTGAAAGCCGGGTGCGACCCGGTGCCGGGGGAGGGAGCCGGTATGGAGACGTTCGATATCTTCCAGGACATCGCGACACGTACAGGCGGCGACATCTACATTGGAGTGGTCGGGCCGGTCAGAACGGGGAAGTCCACATTCATCAAGCGTTTCATGGACCTCCTGGTCCTCCCGAGGATCGCCGACGTGTACGACAAACAACGCTCGGTGGACGAACTGCCGCAAAGCGGGGGCGGCAGGACCATCATGACGACCGAGCCGAAATTCGTGCCGAGCGAGGCCGTGGAAGTCGAGATCGAGGACAACGTCAAGGTCCGGGTGAGGCTCGTTGACTGCGTCGGTTATACTGTGAGGGGAGCGCTCGGATACGAGGATGAGGCCGGCCCCAGGATGGTCGTCACGCCCTGGTTTGACCATGAGATCCCGTTCGAGGAGGCGGCGGAGTTCGGGACGCGGAAGGTCATAACTGACCACTCAACAATCGGCCTCGTAGTGCTCACAGACGGATCGATCACGGAGATCCCGAGAGAGAATTACGTCCCCGCGGAGCAACGAGTCATCGCCGAGCTTCGCGACCTTCACAAACCTTTCGTGGCAGTCCTCAACTCGGCGGCGCCATGGTCGAGAGAGGTCCAGAACCTTGCGTCGGAGCTGGCCGACAAGTATCAGGTACCGGTCATCCCCCTCGATTGCATGCGGATGGACGTCGAGGACGTCAAAGGGGTCCTGCGTGAAGTGCTATACGAATTCCCCGTCCGCGAGGTAAACGTGAGGCTGCCCGTATGGCTCAGCGAGCTTGCGGAGGACCATTGGCTCAGGCAGAGGTTCCAGCAGGCTGTGGTGGGCACGGTGAAGGAGGTCAAGAGAATACGCGACATACACGCGGTTGTCGATAAGCTGTCCCAGGAAGAATTCGTCTCAGAGGCGAATCTCACCACCATGGAGCTTGGCACGGGCACCGTGGTCATCGACCTTGAGGCCCCGAGAAGCCTCTTCTTCCAGGTAGTGCAGGAGGTGAGCGGCCTCGAGGTGGAGGGCGATCACCACCTCCTGCGCCTCATGAAGGAGCTCTCGGTTGCGAAGAGGGAATACGACAAGGTGGCGGACGGTCTGCGAGACGCGCGCGAGCTGGGGTACGGCATAGTGATGCCGCTCCTCGACGAGCTCACGTTCGAAGAGCCGGAGCTCATCAGGCAGGGGAGCCGATTCGGCGTGAGGCTCAAGGCGTCGGCCCCGTCCATCCACATGATCCGGGCGAACATCGAGACGGAGGTCACGACGAACGTAGGCACCGAAAGGCAAGGAGAGGAGCTTGTCAGGCGACTGTCAGAGGAATTCGAGAAAGACCCCGACCGCATCTGGAACACCGACTTCCTCGGCAAGTCCCTGCATGAGCTGGTGAAGGAAGGCATCGAGAGCAAGCTTTATCGGATGCCCGAGAACGCCCAGCAAAAGCTGCAGGAAACCCTCCAGAAGATCGTGAACGAGGGCAGTGGAGGACTCATCTGCATAATCCTGTGAGGCCTGCTGAAGCTCACGTGAGGCCGGGCAAATGGCACGCTTCGGGCAGAGAGAGCCAAGGCCGCCGCGGAGACGACTGCGGGCTTGCCAAATCCTCGACGCCCGGCTGTTGTGCGAGCACCGACAATCCCGGTGCGCTCACGTAAAGGGATGAAAACTCGTGTCACCATCCCTGGGACTGGGATGAGAAGGCCGGCACGAACGGCGAAGGCGGGCCGCATGAGGCGGCCCGCCTTTATAAATCCTGCTTGAAGTGGGCAACATACCTGCGAAAGGAGGTTTCCGGAATGACCAAGACTGAGCTGGTTGACAAAGTTGCAGCCAAAACCGGTTTCACAAAGAAGGACTCCGGGCGAGTGGTCGACGCGGTGTTTGAATCCATCTCGGAAGCCCTTGCCGCAGGGGAAAAGGTGTCTCTCGTGGGCTTCGGGAGCTTTGAAACACGAAAGAGGGCGGCCAGGGCAGGCAGAGACCCAAGAACTGGCAAGACCATCCGAATCGCGGCGAGGACGGTGCCGGTTTTCAAGGCCGGCAAGACTCTCAAAGACGCCGTCGCCAAATGAGGCCGGCTTGAGCCTGCCTCATCCCGATCGAGCTCGACCCGCCCCGAGCCCCATGGTCAAACTCGGGGTTGCGGCCACGCCATCGATCTGGTATAATTCTCTTGGACCGTGAAGACGCGGGCAAGCTAGAGTTTGGTCGGGGCGTGGCGCAGTTTGGCTAGCGCGCCTGAATGGGGTTCAGGAGGTCGCGAGTTCAAGTCTCGCCGCTCCGACCAGTTTTATGTACCCAATAGCCCTCACGGGTCGGGGACCGGCGTGTGGGCGAAGGGGCACTGAGGCACGTCGAGAGCCGCCGTGGCAGGGTTGCCAGGCGGCTCTGTTTTTCCGAGGCCGGCTCGCGCCCCGCCGGCCCCGTGTTCACGCTCGGACGAAACGAGGGCCGACGGTGACGGCTGAGTTGAGGTGGGAGAGGCAAGTTCACAACATGGTGAGAAATGGCTCTCTCCTTCAGAATATGGCCTTTGCCATAATCCCCTCGCATCAACCGTGGGACCGTCGGCAGTTATAGTCATGCCCGGGGCTTGAAGGTTTTACTCACGTCCGTGCAGAATTCCACGCTGAACATTATGGGATTACAACCATTAAAAGGCAGAGACGGCGACATATGGTAGGGATGGGTAGAGGTCAGGACAACGGTACGAGCCGGGGCAACGAGCCGAACGGCAATGACTGGCAATGGCTGGGGGACGCCATGAGGGTAGAGGTGACGCTCACCGGGAGGGTCCAGGGAGTCGGATTCCGGGGGTTCGCTCAAAGACATGCGATGTCCCTCGGCCTCCGCGGGTGGGTAAGAAACCGGTATGACGGGGCGGTGGAGGTCGTGGCTGAGGGAGAGCGATACAAGCTCGAACGCTTCATCGCGCTCCTCCGGGAGGGACCGCCTTGGGCAAGGGTCGACGACGTGGAAGTCCGGTGGTCTGAATACCGGGGAGAGTTCGCGTCCTTCGGGGTGCGGGGATGACGCGGAAGGCAGGCGGACGGGGACCGACGGGGACAGCGGTGGTCAGCCGTCTGCATTCGACCAGGGGGCCCGCGCGGCACACGTGACGTGATGAGAGGTTGCGCAAGGAGGACAGAAGACTGATGTCGGTCGGCGAAGATGCCGGGTCCAGATGTTTGTGCAAGCGCGGCGTAGGTCTCGCCCTTGGTTCCGGAGCAGCAAGAGGGCTCGCCCACATAGGCGTGCTGAAGGTGCTGGAGCGCGAGGGAATCGAGGTCAAAGCTATCTCCGGGGCCAGTATGGGCGCCCTCGTCGGCGGGCTCTATGCAGCGGGGATGCCCCTGTCTGAGATGGAAAGATATGCGCTCGCCGTGACGAGGCGGTCCGTGCTTGCATGGATAGATCCAATACCCCCGAAGCAAGGGTTCATCATGGGCAAGAAGATCGAGGAGCTCCTGCGCTCGTTCATTGGGGACGTGGATTTCTCCGAGCTCAGAATCCCGCTGGCCGTGGCTGCGGCGGACATCCTCACGGGTGAGGAGGTCATCCTCCGCGAAGGAGATGTTGTTGACGCCATACGCGCCAGCATCTCCATCCCGGTGGTGTTCGTGCCCGTCCAGTTGGGCCGCAGGATGCTCGTGGACGGCGGGGTCGTCAATCCTGTGCCAGTCGACTACATCCGCATGCTCGACAGATCCGCCGTCTCGGTTGCCGTGAGCGTGCTTCCCAAGCTCGAGCGCAAGCAGGTGGAGAAGCCCGGCACGGTCGACATAATCCTCAACACCCTCGACATCATGCAGATTCGGCTGTTCGAGGCAAGGCGGGGAGAGGCGAAGGTGGTGATCGAGCCGGACGTCGCGTTTGCCACGGGCGTGGAGTTTTGGGAAGCCCGCCAGATCATCGCAAGGGGCGAGGAGGCAGCTCTCGACGCGCTGCCTAGCATCAGGAAAGCTCTCGGCGGGCTCCCGTGGTAGAGCTAGGACTCTCACCGGCACCGCCAGGGCGGGGGCGGTGGCGGGCGCGGGCACGGCGGGCATCTCACGTCGACCGTCCAGGCGCCCGTTCGGCGCCCGGCATCATTGACCTTGCCCCAGTCATCTGCTAGAATACGTTGTGAAGGCAGCGACGGGGCGCGGAGGAGCCCGCCCAACCGGGTACGCCGCGCAACACAACAACCCAGGAGAGTCACAGGTTTACGGTGCGAGAGTGGCGGAACGGCAGACGCGCCAGACTTAGGATCTGGTGGGTAATCCCCGTACGGGTTCAAATCCCGTCTCTCGCACCAACATTTGTCAACCCACAGCTATCCGGCAGTTTCAGCCCTTCCTGCCCAATCTTTCCGCAGCGGGTTTTCCATCTCGAAAAGGCGGATGTTGTGGGCCAAACCAAGTGTGCAAAACCACGTCAGGGAAGAATCCACCGGGCCCGCCAAGTGGGCCCCCAAGTCTCCTCCTTTCGCGTGCAACCTCAAAGGCGAGGAGCGGCCGGACGAAGGCGCAACG
The nucleotide sequence above comes from Bacillota bacterium. Encoded proteins:
- a CDS encoding acylphosphatase — protein: MGRGQDNGTSRGNEPNGNDWQWLGDAMRVEVTLTGRVQGVGFRGFAQRHAMSLGLRGWVRNRYDGAVEVVAEGERYKLERFIALLREGPPWARVDDVEVRWSEYRGEFASFGVRG
- a CDS encoding HU family DNA-binding protein; translation: MTKTELVDKVAAKTGFTKKDSGRVVDAVFESISEALAAGEKVSLVGFGSFETRKRAARAGRDPRTGKTIRIAARTVPVFKAGKTLKDAVAK
- a CDS encoding patatin family protein; the encoded protein is MSVGEDAGSRCLCKRGVGLALGSGAARGLAHIGVLKVLEREGIEVKAISGASMGALVGGLYAAGMPLSEMERYALAVTRRSVLAWIDPIPPKQGFIMGKKIEELLRSFIGDVDFSELRIPLAVAAADILTGEEVILREGDVVDAIRASISIPVVFVPVQLGRRMLVDGGVVNPVPVDYIRMLDRSAVSVAVSVLPKLERKQVEKPGTVDIILNTLDIMQIRLFEARRGEAKVVIEPDVAFATGVEFWEARQIIARGEEAALDALPSIRKALGGLPW
- a CDS encoding DUF4139 domain-containing protein; the protein is MESRGGINVRGRRRISILPLLAAAALVFLALGGPCAAGAQSPAPVAKDAGASVEVGPEQQRNVSLTIYDNLALVRDERLVPLNQGTSAVRFSQVARELDPSSVRLVSLTAPGDLKVLEQSFEYDLASRDRVLKKYIGKEIEVNQDGVILPARLLAVDSQGQLTVEMYDDRIVFVPPSNVRLPELPSGLVLQPTLVWYVDARSTADHIVEADYLTGGISWRADYICVLDAKEKFASVDGWVTLDNKSGATYPNASLKLVAGEVRTTQDQAAFKAVQMRAPTVLAEAGVEEQPVFEYHSYELARRTTLADNEQKQIGLLSAASVPISKSYVFEVADGHYGYETYAGKKETGDVKIIVEFQNKAAAGLGIPLPAGKVRVYKASADKRVDFVGEDTIEHTPRDETVRLYVGNAFDLVGERTVTDYKKTGTNSYEEACCIRLRNHKDEDVEITALERFAGEWTILSCVPSSYQKLDASTAAFKVKVPKGKEVEILYRVRVIGG
- the folE gene encoding GTP cyclohydrolase I FolE; translated protein: MRGYAQLDEARIMRAVRDILEAIGEDPDREGLRETPRRIAKMCEEIFCGVGKDPRELLTPVFNEHHEEMVIIKDIPFYSVCEHHLLPFHGKAHVAYLPKGGRVVGLSKLARVVETVARRPQLQERLTSEVADMIDDALKPHGVVVVIEAEHMCMSMRGVTKPGSIAVTSAVRGLFRKDVAARAEAFSLIKGQA
- the spoIVA gene encoding stage IV sporulation protein A: METFDIFQDIATRTGGDIYIGVVGPVRTGKSTFIKRFMDLLVLPRIADVYDKQRSVDELPQSGGGRTIMTTEPKFVPSEAVEVEIEDNVKVRVRLVDCVGYTVRGALGYEDEAGPRMVVTPWFDHEIPFEEAAEFGTRKVITDHSTIGLVVLTDGSITEIPRENYVPAEQRVIAELRDLHKPFVAVLNSAAPWSREVQNLASELADKYQVPVIPLDCMRMDVEDVKGVLREVLYEFPVREVNVRLPVWLSELAEDHWLRQRFQQAVVGTVKEVKRIRDIHAVVDKLSQEEFVSEANLTTMELGTGTVVIDLEAPRSLFFQVVQEVSGLEVEGDHHLLRLMKELSVAKREYDKVADGLRDARELGYGIVMPLLDELTFEEPELIRQGSRFGVRLKASAPSIHMIRANIETEVTTNVGTERQGEELVRRLSEEFEKDPDRIWNTDFLGKSLHELVKEGIESKLYRMPENAQQKLQETLQKIVNEGSGGLICIIL
- a CDS encoding M42 family metallopeptidase; translated protein: MDAIAKMLKELSEAPGVSGYEREVRKIIRRYVEPYAAIEQDRLGSLVARRTGTGDRPRVMLAAHMDEIGFMVKSITPEGFLRFLPLGGWFDQVMLAQRVVVKTASGDVPGIIGSKPPHLLTEEERKKVVEKKEMFIDVGATSFDQATNEFGIRPGDPVIPESGFQILKNEKVYMGKAWDDRVGCAILIDVLRNLHAATHPNTVYAVATVQEEVGLRGAETSSDVVDPDVAFALEVGIANDTPGGDKEKVQERMGAGPVILIYDRSLVPNIKLRDLVIDTAKAHDIPYQIDFMEGGAADTGRIHLHGRGVPSVVIGVPSRYIHSHASLINRDDYDRTVALVTEVIKRLDAATVAELVS
- a CDS encoding S-adenosylmethionine decarboxylase proenzyme gives rise to the protein MANTLGRHILCEAYECDPEVLDNIEAVREIMVDAALRAGAEIREVAFHKFSPQGVSGVVVISESHLAIHTWPEHRYAAVDVFTCGEKVDPMVACRYIRDQFKARRIIASEVKRGIFDEHDVTKISPG